The following coding sequences lie in one Cyanobacterium sp. Dongsha4 genomic window:
- the ftsH3 gene encoding ATP-dependent zinc metalloprotease FtsH3, which translates to MSKNNKKWRNVGLYAILAVVVVALGTAFLDRPQNSQLSWKYSQFIDEVQGDKVERVNLSADRSVAIATARDGQRYTVNLPNDPELIDILSNNGVDISVLPQSDDSFWFRALSSLFFPVLLLVGLFFLLRRASSGPGSQAMNFGKSKARVQMEPQTQVTFGDVAGIEQAKLELTEVVDFLKNGERFTAIGAKIPKGVLLVGPPGTGKTLLAKAVAGEAGVPFFSISGSEFVEMFVGVGASRVRDLFEQAKQNAPCIVFIDEIDAVGRQRGAGLGGGNDEREQTLNQLLTEMDGFEGNTGIIIIAATNRPDVLDAALLRPGRFDRQVVVDRPDYAGRCEILNVHARGKTLAGDVELEKIARRTPGFTGADLSNLLNEAAILAARRNLTEISMDEVNDAIDRVLAGPEKKNRVMSQKRKELVAYHEAGHALVGALMPDYDPIQKISIIPRGRAGGLTWFTPSEDRMESGLYSRSYLQNQMAVALGGRIAEEIVFGEEEVTTGASNDLQQVARVARQMITRFGMSERLGPVALGRQNGNVFLGRDIASDRDFSDSTAAMIDEEVKKLVDVAYQRAKDVLQNNRQVLDTLAQMLVEKETVDSEELQELLNSSDVKLAAMA; encoded by the coding sequence GTGAGCAAAAATAATAAAAAATGGCGTAATGTCGGACTATACGCAATCTTAGCGGTAGTCGTTGTGGCTTTAGGCACTGCTTTTTTAGATCGTCCTCAAAACAGTCAGTTAAGTTGGAAATATAGTCAATTTATTGATGAAGTTCAAGGGGACAAGGTAGAAAGAGTTAATTTAAGTGCTGATCGTAGCGTTGCGATCGCAACTGCAAGGGATGGACAACGTTATACAGTGAACTTACCCAATGACCCTGAATTAATCGATATTTTGTCTAATAATGGGGTAGATATTTCCGTATTGCCCCAAAGTGATGATAGTTTCTGGTTCAGAGCCTTAAGTAGTTTATTTTTCCCTGTTCTGCTCTTAGTAGGTCTATTTTTCTTACTTCGCCGTGCATCTAGTGGCCCCGGTTCTCAGGCAATGAACTTCGGGAAATCCAAAGCCAGAGTACAAATGGAGCCTCAAACTCAGGTAACTTTTGGTGATGTGGCAGGGATTGAACAAGCTAAATTAGAACTAACTGAGGTCGTTGATTTCTTAAAAAATGGGGAACGTTTTACGGCTATCGGTGCAAAAATTCCTAAAGGTGTCTTATTAGTAGGACCTCCGGGGACTGGTAAAACCCTTTTAGCCAAAGCTGTGGCAGGGGAAGCAGGTGTTCCTTTCTTCAGCATCTCTGGTTCTGAATTCGTGGAAATGTTTGTCGGTGTGGGTGCATCCCGTGTCCGTGATTTATTTGAACAGGCAAAACAAAACGCTCCTTGTATCGTCTTTATTGATGAGATTGATGCAGTAGGTCGTCAAAGGGGTGCAGGTTTAGGCGGTGGTAATGATGAAAGAGAACAAACCTTAAACCAATTATTAACCGAAATGGATGGTTTTGAGGGTAATACTGGTATTATTATTATCGCGGCAACTAACCGCCCTGATGTTCTTGATGCGGCTTTATTACGTCCCGGAAGATTCGATCGCCAAGTAGTAGTAGATCGTCCTGATTATGCTGGACGTTGTGAAATTCTCAATGTTCATGCTCGTGGTAAAACCCTTGCCGGAGATGTGGAGTTAGAAAAAATTGCTCGTCGTACTCCCGGATTCACTGGTGCAGATTTATCTAATTTACTCAACGAAGCGGCTATTTTAGCGGCAAGACGCAACTTAACTGAGATTTCTATGGATGAAGTTAATGATGCGATCGACCGTGTTTTAGCAGGTCCTGAGAAGAAAAATCGTGTAATGAGTCAAAAACGTAAAGAGTTAGTAGCTTATCATGAGGCAGGACACGCTTTAGTAGGTGCATTAATGCCCGACTATGATCCTATTCAAAAAATTAGCATTATTCCTCGTGGTCGTGCAGGTGGTTTAACTTGGTTCACTCCTAGCGAAGATCGCATGGAATCTGGTTTATACTCTCGTTCTTACCTTCAAAATCAAATGGCGGTAGCATTAGGCGGACGTATTGCCGAGGAAATTGTGTTCGGGGAAGAAGAAGTAACCACTGGAGCATCTAACGACTTACAACAAGTTGCCAGAGTAGCTCGTCAAATGATTACCCGTTTTGGTATGAGTGAGCGTTTAGGACCTGTGGCTTTAGGTCGTCAAAATGGTAATGTTTTCTTAGGTCGTGATATTGCTTCGGATCGAGATTTCTCTGACTCCACTGCCGCCATGATTGACGAGGAAGTGAAAAAATTAGTAGATGTGGCTTATCAACGAGCAAAAGATGTTTTACAAAACAATCGTCAAGTGTTAGATACATTAGCACAAATGCTTGTAGAAAAAGAAACCGTTGATTCAGAAGAATTGCAAGAGTTGCTAAACAGCAGTGATGTTAAATTAGCGGCGATGGCTTAA